In Aquiflexum balticum DSM 16537, a single genomic region encodes these proteins:
- a CDS encoding efflux RND transporter permease subunit has translation MASLSTISIRRPVLAIVMSLTILLFGIIGISFLGIREFPSVDPPIINVRTSYVGANADVIEAQITEPLEEAINGIAGIKSLTSTSNDGTSNITVEFDVGADLEAAANDVRDKVSGAQRSLPPDTEPPVVSKADADSQPIVFLNVQSDRRTLLELSDIANNIFKERLQTIPGVSRVQIWGEKQYAIRLRMDPLRMASYGVTPLDVLNKVQSENVELPSGRIEGSAIELSVRTKSRLSSPQEFNNLIIKEDQNNIVKFQDVGKAEMAALNERTVLKRDGIPMVGVVLVPLPGSNTIEILDEFYRRLEFIKKDLPDDVLLDIGFDSTKYIRNSISEVQQTIFVAFILVVTIIFLFLRDWRTTFIPVLTIPISLIGVFFIMYLMDFSINVLTLLGIVLSIGLVVDDAIVVLENIYTRIEKGESPDIAAEKGAEEIFFAVIATTVALAAVFLPVIFLTGTTGRLFREFGIVVAGAVIISSFVALTMTPMLSSKLLKKRAKQNWLYSKTEPIFVWLNLKFNNSLNSFMKVRWVSFVLIIVMGFGIYQLIQVIPTELAPTEDRGEMRVNLSGPEGATFDYMDKVIDEMTVEFMDQIPEKEREGIITVTSPGFGTASTNSGFLRVILKDASERERSQQEIYEQVNKILSKFTAVRAFATQPQSIGDRRGGLPVQYVIQAPTLDKLKEVIPEFMEKVGQSQVFSFSDINLKFTKPEIEIEIDRAKAQNIGVSVQEIARTLQLSYSGQRFAYFIMNGKQYQVVGEMQIQDRNEPVNLRMLYVRANNGELVQLDNLVTIKEKSTPPQLYRFNRFVSATVSAGLVPGYTIGSGLDEMDRIAAEVLDESYSTDVAGLSKEFRESSNSLIFAFIFALVLIYLVLSAQFESFLDPLTIMFTVPLAIFGALFSLWIFDFTLSIFSQIGIIMLIGLVTKNGILIVEFANQRKAQGMPIDEAIIGAAAARFRPILMTSLSTILGILPIALALGAGAESRVPMGVAVIGGLTFATILTLFIIPAVYTYLTSKTGRLARV, from the coding sequence ATGGCAAGTTTATCAACCATCAGTATCAGAAGGCCTGTATTGGCCATCGTGATGTCACTTACCATTTTGCTTTTTGGCATTATTGGTATAAGTTTTTTGGGAATCAGGGAATTCCCCAGTGTGGATCCTCCTATCATCAATGTAAGGACTTCCTACGTTGGTGCCAATGCCGATGTTATTGAGGCACAAATTACTGAACCTCTGGAAGAAGCTATCAACGGGATAGCAGGAATCAAATCACTTACGTCAACGAGTAATGATGGTACAAGCAACATAACCGTGGAATTTGATGTAGGAGCTGATTTGGAAGCCGCCGCAAATGATGTAAGGGATAAAGTATCCGGTGCACAGCGAAGCCTTCCACCTGACACAGAACCTCCTGTAGTATCTAAGGCTGATGCAGATTCTCAACCAATAGTGTTTTTGAATGTACAAAGCGACAGAAGGACACTTTTGGAACTATCAGATATTGCCAATAACATTTTCAAAGAAAGGTTACAGACCATTCCGGGGGTCAGTAGAGTTCAGATTTGGGGAGAAAAACAATATGCTATCCGGCTGAGAATGGATCCTTTGAGGATGGCTTCTTATGGCGTCACACCTTTGGATGTCCTGAACAAAGTGCAGAGTGAGAATGTGGAGCTACCTTCAGGCAGGATTGAAGGTTCCGCTATTGAACTTTCCGTGAGGACCAAAAGTAGGTTAAGTTCCCCTCAGGAATTCAACAACCTGATTATCAAGGAAGATCAAAACAACATAGTAAAATTTCAGGATGTCGGAAAAGCTGAGATGGCAGCCTTGAATGAGAGGACAGTACTGAAAAGAGACGGTATACCAATGGTAGGGGTGGTTTTGGTACCTTTGCCCGGGTCAAATACCATAGAAATTTTAGATGAGTTTTACCGAAGATTGGAATTTATCAAAAAAGATCTGCCTGATGATGTTCTTTTGGATATTGGCTTCGATTCCACCAAGTACATCAGGAATTCAATAAGTGAAGTCCAACAAACAATTTTTGTAGCATTCATTTTGGTTGTGACCATCATATTTTTATTCCTGAGAGATTGGAGGACGACATTTATTCCAGTATTAACCATTCCTATTTCTTTGATAGGAGTGTTTTTTATCATGTACCTCATGGACTTTTCCATCAATGTATTGACACTTTTGGGAATTGTGCTTTCAATTGGTCTGGTAGTAGATGATGCCATTGTCGTTTTGGAAAACATTTACACAAGGATAGAAAAAGGAGAAAGTCCTGATATCGCAGCTGAAAAAGGTGCTGAAGAGATTTTCTTTGCCGTCATTGCTACCACAGTAGCCTTGGCAGCTGTTTTCCTTCCGGTGATATTTTTAACAGGTACTACAGGAAGGCTTTTCAGGGAATTTGGTATCGTAGTAGCAGGGGCAGTTATCATTTCTTCTTTTGTAGCCTTGACTATGACTCCAATGTTAAGTTCAAAGCTTCTTAAGAAAAGAGCAAAACAAAACTGGCTTTACTCCAAAACCGAACCGATTTTTGTTTGGCTGAATCTCAAATTCAACAATTCCTTAAATTCATTTATGAAAGTCCGGTGGGTTTCTTTCGTACTCATCATAGTTATGGGTTTTGGAATCTATCAACTGATTCAAGTAATTCCGACAGAACTTGCTCCTACAGAGGATCGGGGAGAAATGAGAGTCAACCTTTCAGGTCCCGAAGGTGCGACTTTTGATTATATGGATAAAGTGATCGATGAAATGACCGTTGAATTCATGGATCAGATTCCTGAAAAGGAAAGAGAGGGTATTATAACTGTCACTTCACCTGGTTTTGGAACAGCAAGTACAAATTCAGGATTTCTGAGGGTTATATTAAAAGATGCATCTGAACGTGAAAGGTCCCAACAGGAGATTTACGAACAGGTAAACAAAATTCTGTCAAAATTTACTGCAGTAAGGGCTTTTGCAACGCAGCCGCAATCCATAGGAGACCGAAGAGGTGGTCTGCCTGTTCAATATGTAATTCAGGCCCCAACATTGGATAAACTGAAAGAAGTCATCCCTGAATTTATGGAAAAGGTGGGACAAAGCCAGGTTTTCAGTTTTTCGGACATCAACCTTAAATTCACGAAACCCGAAATAGAAATAGAAATAGATAGAGCAAAAGCCCAAAACATCGGTGTTTCTGTTCAGGAAATTGCACGTACACTCCAACTGTCTTATTCCGGCCAAAGGTTCGCCTATTTTATTATGAACGGGAAACAATATCAAGTGGTAGGGGAAATGCAGATCCAAGATAGAAATGAACCTGTTAATCTAAGAATGCTTTATGTTAGGGCAAATAATGGCGAATTGGTACAATTGGATAATTTGGTCACTATCAAAGAAAAAAGTACCCCGCCCCAGCTTTATAGGTTCAATAGATTCGTAAGTGCAACGGTTTCGGCAGGATTGGTTCCTGGCTATACCATCGGAAGCGGTTTGGACGAAATGGACAGAATAGCAGCAGAAGTATTGGATGAATCATATAGCACTGATGTGGCTGGTCTTTCAAAAGAATTCCGTGAAAGTTCAAACAGCCTGATCTTTGCTTTCATCTTTGCGCTGGTCCTGATCTACTTGGTCCTTTCAGCCCAATTCGAAAGCTTTTTGGATCCCTTGACCATTATGTTTACAGTTCCCCTGGCAATATTCGGCGCATTATTTTCCCTTTGGATTTTCGATTTCACGTTGAGCATATTCAGTCAAATCGGAATCATCATGCTCATAGGACTGGTGACCAAAAACGGTATTTTGATTGTCGAATTTGCAAATCAGAGAAAAGCCCAGGGTATGCCTATCGATGAAGCTATCATCGGTGCTGCAGCCGCTAGGTTCAGGCCAATTTTGATGACCAGTTTATCGACTATTCTGGGAATTCTACCTATTGCACTTGCCCTAGGCGCAGGGGCCGAAAGCAGGGTTCCTATGGGAGTAGCAGTTATTGGAGGTTTGACATTTGCCACCATACTGACCCTGTTTATCATCCCCGCAGTTTACACTTATTTAACTTCAAAAACAGGAAGATTAGCACGAGTATAA
- a CDS encoding efflux RND transporter periplasmic adaptor subunit, with amino-acid sequence MKNTTKIILTFVIIAVIAVIFIYPRRNEIFGLKKETSAVSAGQSGGGQAATLPVNVVELRPERLENNLSITGTIIPNEIVSLRSEISGLILRIAFKEGEFVKKGTPLVYLNDDELKAQYQKLEFTKKLFESQENRQKQLLAKEAISQEEYDIVLNQFNTNLSDLKLLEAQLSKTVIRAPFDGVLGLRQISEGSVIGTNDAIVSIINIDPIKIEFSIPERYANQVKPGSKINFSTEAGVEEAEGIVYAFEPNIDASTRTLKIRAESPNRNKRFLPGMFVRIKYILGVEENALMVPAEAIIPELNGYKVYIVNQDKKVEERQVSIGTRTESHVQILGGLKEGDLVLTTGVLQVRTGMSVNYNKIN; translated from the coding sequence ATGAAAAACACTACAAAAATAATTTTAACCTTTGTGATCATTGCAGTAATAGCTGTAATATTCATTTATCCAAGAAGAAATGAGATTTTTGGGCTAAAAAAAGAAACTTCAGCAGTTTCAGCAGGACAATCAGGGGGAGGTCAAGCGGCAACACTGCCGGTGAATGTGGTAGAGTTACGTCCTGAAAGATTGGAAAATAACCTGAGCATTACAGGCACAATCATCCCAAATGAAATTGTTTCACTCAGGTCAGAAATTTCAGGTCTAATCCTTAGAATTGCTTTCAAAGAAGGTGAATTTGTAAAAAAAGGAACTCCTTTGGTTTATTTGAATGATGACGAACTCAAAGCACAATACCAAAAACTGGAGTTTACGAAGAAGTTATTTGAAAGTCAGGAGAACCGTCAAAAACAATTGTTGGCTAAAGAAGCAATCAGTCAGGAAGAGTATGACATTGTACTGAACCAGTTTAACACAAACTTATCGGATTTAAAGCTGTTGGAGGCCCAATTGAGTAAAACTGTGATCCGCGCTCCTTTTGATGGGGTTTTGGGATTGAGGCAGATTTCAGAAGGAAGTGTGATTGGTACCAACGATGCCATAGTCAGTATCATCAATATTGATCCTATCAAAATTGAATTCTCCATTCCCGAAAGGTATGCGAATCAAGTCAAGCCTGGTTCAAAAATAAATTTTTCTACAGAAGCAGGAGTTGAGGAAGCAGAGGGTATTGTATACGCGTTTGAACCCAACATCGATGCCAGTACCAGAACCCTAAAAATAAGGGCAGAAAGTCCAAACAGAAACAAAAGATTCCTGCCCGGTATGTTTGTAAGAATCAAATATATTTTGGGTGTTGAAGAAAATGCGTTAATGGTTCCCGCAGAAGCCATTATTCCTGAATTGAACGGATATAAAGTTTATATCGTGAATCAGGATAAAAAAGTAGAAGAGCGGCAAGTGTCGATTGGTACCCGGACTGAAAGTCATGTTCAGATCCTTGGCGGGTTGAAAGAAGGTGATTTGGTGTTGACCACCGGAGTATTACAAGTAAGAACAGGAATGTCTGTGAACTACAATAAAATTAACTGA
- a CDS encoding alpha/beta fold hydrolase: MLFYKAYKHSSSREWVVFIHGAGGSSVVWHKQIRDFRKDFNLLLIDLRGHGKSVDAIKNIWKEEYTFPAVTKDIIEVLDHLDIPPAHFMGVSLGTILARQLAEMEPQRVRSLVMAGAITRLNITSRVLVYLGNTFKSVVPFMWLYSLFAWIIMPRKHHSESRNLFIREAKRLCQKEFIRWFKMTKDINPILKYFKEKDLAIPTLYIMGEEDIMFLEPVKKIVKEHKLSLLKIVKACGHVVNVEQPEKFNQLSLEFLRNLNQPHQNSFAH; encoded by the coding sequence ATGTTGTTTTATAAAGCATATAAGCACTCCTCAAGCAGGGAATGGGTGGTATTTATTCATGGCGCAGGTGGTTCATCTGTTGTTTGGCACAAACAGATCCGGGATTTCAGGAAAGATTTCAACTTGTTGTTGATAGACTTGAGGGGACATGGGAAATCGGTAGACGCTATCAAAAATATCTGGAAGGAAGAATATACTTTCCCTGCTGTAACCAAGGACATTATTGAGGTATTGGACCATCTTGACATTCCTCCTGCACATTTTATGGGTGTGTCCTTAGGCACCATCCTTGCCAGACAATTGGCTGAAATGGAACCCCAAAGAGTCCGTTCCTTAGTGATGGCAGGGGCGATTACAAGACTCAATATTACTTCGAGGGTATTGGTGTATTTGGGAAATACCTTTAAAAGTGTAGTACCTTTTATGTGGTTGTACAGTCTTTTTGCTTGGATTATCATGCCACGCAAACACCATTCAGAGTCCAGAAATCTGTTTATCCGAGAAGCCAAGCGGCTTTGTCAGAAAGAGTTTATCCGTTGGTTTAAAATGACAAAGGATATCAATCCCATACTCAAGTATTTCAAAGAAAAAGACCTTGCCATTCCTACTTTATATATCATGGGAGAAGAAGATATCATGTTTTTGGAACCCGTAAAAAAAATTGTAAAAGAGCATAAACTTTCCCTTCTGAAAATTGTCAAAGCATGTGGCCATGTTGTTAATGTGGAGCAACCGGAAAAATTCAACCAACTTTCACTGGAATTTCTTAGAAATCTAAATCAACCCCATCAAAATTCATTTGCGCACTAA